A single genomic interval of Aedes aegypti strain LVP_AGWG chromosome 1, AaegL5.0 Primary Assembly, whole genome shotgun sequence harbors:
- the LOC110677702 gene encoding prothoracicotropic hormone isoform X2, which translates to MKLVFILICAIYSLTYQVHGKIKFGSSPLFENVFLSSDFEQKNLAGLTESESLNCFPPADRHHRYEWAGGFNQKHILDELDKTNEETNDESDSESEGFDENILKKRNDKHGDLSADLFSQYPSSCACQTKYELLDLGYTHFPRYIVNAICQNRNINSRKCWRGSRCKEIPYKVRVLTQRAEGESIEQDHHSTLLPEPLRDIWRFKTVTIAAACQCSI; encoded by the exons ATGAAGTTAGTG TTCATATTAATATGTGCCATCTACTCGCTGACATACCAAGTGCATGGCAAAATAAAATTCGGTTCATCACCTCTGTTCGAGAATGTGTTCCTATCATCTGATTTCGAGCAGAAAAACCTGGCAGGATTAACGGAATCGGAATCTCTCAACTGCTTTCCACCAGCGGATCGACACCACAGATATGAATGGGCCGGTGGATTCAACCAAAAGCATATTCTGGACGAACTGGATAAAACTAACGAGGAAACGAACGACGAAAGTGATTCAGAAAGTGAGGGGTTCGACGAAAATATTCTGAAGAAACGGAACGACAAGCATGGCGATCTATCGGCGGATTTATTCTCTCAATATCCGTCGTCTTGTGCTTGCCAAACAAAG TACGAGCTGTTGGACTTGGGATATACACATTTTCCTCGCTATATAGTGAATGCCATTTGCCAGAATCGTAACATCAATAGCCGTAAATGCTGGCGCGGATCACGCTGCAAAGAAATTCCGTACAAAGTACGCGTTCTGACTCAACGTGCAGAAGGAGAATCAATTGAGCAGGACCATCATTCTACGCTCCTCCCGGAACCGTTGCGAGACATATGGCGATTCAAAACCGTCACCATAGCAGCCGCTTGCCAATGTTCGATATAG
- the LOC110677702 gene encoding prothoracicotropic hormone isoform X1, whose amino-acid sequence MKQRIMDTRDFQFILICAIYSLTYQVHGKIKFGSSPLFENVFLSSDFEQKNLAGLTESESLNCFPPADRHHRYEWAGGFNQKHILDELDKTNEETNDESDSESEGFDENILKKRNDKHGDLSADLFSQYPSSCACQTKYELLDLGYTHFPRYIVNAICQNRNINSRKCWRGSRCKEIPYKVRVLTQRAEGESIEQDHHSTLLPEPLRDIWRFKTVTIAAACQCSI is encoded by the exons ATGAAGCAACGAATCATGGATACTCGCGATTTTCAGTTCATATTAATATGTGCCATCTACTCGCTGACATACCAAGTGCATGGCAAAATAAAATTCGGTTCATCACCTCTGTTCGAGAATGTGTTCCTATCATCTGATTTCGAGCAGAAAAACCTGGCAGGATTAACGGAATCGGAATCTCTCAACTGCTTTCCACCAGCGGATCGACACCACAGATATGAATGGGCCGGTGGATTCAACCAAAAGCATATTCTGGACGAACTGGATAAAACTAACGAGGAAACGAACGACGAAAGTGATTCAGAAAGTGAGGGGTTCGACGAAAATATTCTGAAGAAACGGAACGACAAGCATGGCGATCTATCGGCGGATTTATTCTCTCAATATCCGTCGTCTTGTGCTTGCCAAACAAAG TACGAGCTGTTGGACTTGGGATATACACATTTTCCTCGCTATATAGTGAATGCCATTTGCCAGAATCGTAACATCAATAGCCGTAAATGCTGGCGCGGATCACGCTGCAAAGAAATTCCGTACAAAGTACGCGTTCTGACTCAACGTGCAGAAGGAGAATCAATTGAGCAGGACCATCATTCTACGCTCCTCCCGGAACCGTTGCGAGACATATGGCGATTCAAAACCGTCACCATAGCAGCCGCTTGCCAATGTTCGATATAG